From Cucumis melo cultivar AY chromosome 1, USDA_Cmelo_AY_1.0, whole genome shotgun sequence, a single genomic window includes:
- the LOC103490138 gene encoding casein kinase II subunit beta-2, protein MDGARTALTTALWRSFRNGDFEEQDVWNVLNDHESTTTSTTTSYHSNFSTADSSFLPSASRMIPRPNGGVGGQIGLIPQWLKSERSKNPRNRIRKVCWDEEDDEDGVEGGGHSKEEEEEEEEEEEEEEGEGIEKRVPPHELIAKRLARAQISSFSVFEGAGRTLKGRDLSKVRNAVLTKTGFLESI, encoded by the coding sequence ATGGACGGCGCCAGAACTGCCCTCACCACCGCTCTCTGGCGGTCCTTCAGAAACGGCGATTTCGAAGAACAAGACGTCTGGAATGTTCTCAACGACCACGAATCCACAACCACTTCCACAACCACCTCCTATCATTCCAATTTCTCCACTGCCGATTCATCCTTTCTCCCCTCCGCTTCCAGAATGATTCCGAGGCCCAACGGCGGCGTGGGTGGTCAAATTGGGTTGATTCCGCAGTGGTTGAAAAGCGAGAGAAGTAAAAACCCTAGGAATAGGATCAGGAAAGTGTGTTGGGATGAAGAGGATGATGAGGATGGAGTTGAGGGCGGCGGTCATAgcaaggaggaggaggaggaggaggaggaggaagaagaagaagaagaaggagaaggaatTGAGAAGAGAGTTCCGCCGCATGAATTGATAGCAAAGAGATTGGCTAGGGCTCAGATATCGTCGTTCTCGGTGTTTGAAGGAGCTGGAAGAACTTTGAAAGGAAGGGATCTGAGTAAAGTAAGAAATGCTGTTCTAACAAAAACTGGATTTCTTGAATCCATATGA